One region of Camelina sativa cultivar DH55 chromosome 6, Cs, whole genome shotgun sequence genomic DNA includes:
- the LOC104792454 gene encoding SWR1 complex subunit 2 isoform X1 translates to MESDKEEPVVFLDRTTRATRGKRMTKLLDDEVEEDEQFWNQEALKEEEHDDEYEAEGEVADEFDSDFNDDEPEPEAVAENEKVERDLPKKRLIYPGKPASKKKKKKTKVISKLEDTPGDEKPGEEVGNKEQDEKDENEAQEDMEGEKVIRKSTRTSVVVRQAERDALRAAIQATTKPIQRKKVGEEKRMTQEEMLLEAAQTEIMNLRNLERVLAREEEVKKKAIVHKAVYKGPQIRYISKDGCNYLEFSNGASFNSELSTKSVPYPDKAVCVITGLPAKYRDPKTGLPYATKDAFKAIRERFMDEHDGLRKKMEMGDLFDTLVAKGFTRKQKRTKIPRLNKSFTLRNSARFLRFESEEESEEEEDSE, encoded by the exons ATGGAAAGCGATAAAGAGGAGCCAGTGGTGTTCTTGGACCGTACAACCCGAGCAACTCGGGGTAAACG GATGACCAAGTTGCTTGATGacgaagtagaagaagatgaacagtTTTGGAATCAAGAAGCTCTTAAAgag GAAGAACATGATGATGAATATGAAGCAGAAGGTGAAGTTGCTGATGAATTTGACAGCGACTTCAATGACGAT GAGCCCGAGCCTGAAGCAGTAGCAGAAAATGAAAAAGTCGAGAG GGATCTGCCAAAGAAGCGGCTGATTTACCCTGGGAAACCTgcatcaaagaaaaagaagaagaagacgaaggtaATTTCGAAATTAGAAGATACTCCTGGAGATGAGAAGCCAGGTGAAGAAGTGGGAAATAAGGAACAAGACGAAAAAGATGAGAATGAAGCACAAGAAGATATGGAAGGGGAGAAGGTCATTAGGAAATCTACTCGGACTTCAGTAGTTGTGCGGCAAGCAGAAAGAGATGCGTTGCGTGCTGCTATACAGGCGACAACAAAG CCAATACAAAGGAAAAAAGTAGGGGAGGAAAAACGGATGACACAAGAAGAAATGCTGCTTGAAGCTGCTCAAACAG AAATCATGAATTTGAGGAATTTAGAACGTGTCTTGGCaagggaagaagaagtgaaaaagaAAGCGATTGTGCATAAAGCAGTCTACAAGGGTCCTCAGATTCGGTATATTTCAAAAGATG GATGCAACTATTTAGAATTCAGTAATGGTGCGTCGTTCAATTCAGAGTTGTCAACGAAGTCTGTTCCCT ATCCAGATAAAGCTGTATGTGTGATTACGGGATTACCTGCCAA GTACCGAGATCCAAAAACTGGTCTTCCTTATGCAACTAAAGACGCCTTCAAAGCAATACGTGAAAg GTTCATGGACGAACACGAtggtttgagaaagaaaatggaAATGGGAGATTTGTTCGATACACTTGTAGCGAAAGgttttacaagaaaacaaaagagaactaAGATTCCGAG